A stretch of DNA from Syngnathus acus chromosome 1, fSynAcu1.2, whole genome shotgun sequence:
AGGCTTTTTCATGTGCATGTTCTTCCGTGCTTGCGATTTTGAAATTACTGGTATGTAGACTGGTCTGTGCATGAGATTGGCACACGCAAAAGGCGTTTATCCAGGTAAACTGCAAGAGCTCCCCTTGCGGATGATGTCGTCGGCAGTGCGTGTGACGTCAGCAATTGGAGACGCCTTGCACAactgtgcgtctgtgtgtgacCCCATGGTGCACCCATGGAGGTgctgttgaaatgtttttaaggGGTGTTAAGATAAATATGGCATCTTcagaaataatgtaaaataaaaaaaactactaaTAATGCGAATAGTAAATTGAGtgattttcaaattgaaattcTGTGAGGCATGTATTTAGCGTTATTGATTAAATTACAGTATATGAAAATGATCCTTCTTCCTACTTCTTCTCATGTAAATGATCAGGACAACTTAATGTTTGTGATGATTATTTCTATACTTAAattacgtttttttgttttgcctatagtttcgtttttttattttcacaattctgactgaacatttttagcgAGGTCTGTTGTTCTTGTTTTCCCTACAATTTTGATaaatttttctgttttatatttatttcggGGAGGATTCACTTGTGCCTTCCCTCTACTCACAGTTAAAATCCATAATTCAAGCTTTCTCGTGCGTAAAGGTCGAGCGTGACACTGACTGACTATTGACGCACAGCTGGAGCACTCCCATCACATTTGCCGAGAAGTGAAGAGACAGTGGCTCGCGATCCTTTAAGAAAATCCTACGTTTTTGCTTCCAGGAGGATACTCAACACCTTCCATTTATGTAATGTGACCGTGGCGCACGCGCATATTGAGTCGCGTTGGAGGGCTTTCCATGCAGGCTCCGATTTGCGCGCGTATAACAGAACCACCTCGCGCACTCAACCGTCTCAATTAAGGTGATATAAAGTCGGCATCAAACCAGAGAATTTATGGACTCGATTATGGAACAAGAGGATGTGCTCAATTGTTCTTTGGCAACTTCTGCCCTCGCCAATGGCTCCAGCAAATTGACACAGGGTGTCCCCTTCCAGGGGAGCAGCGCCCTGCTAACAGCGATCATCTACATCACAGTCTTCATGGTAGGTTTGGCCGGCAACAGTCTGGCCATCTACGTGGTGCTCCGCTATGCCAACATGAAAACGGTGACCAACATCTACATTCTCAACTTGGCTATCGCCGACGAGCTCTACATCATCGGGCTGCCTTTCCTCACGACGCAGAATGTGCTCTCCTACTGGCCCTTCGGGTCCTTCCTGTGTCGGCTCGTCATGACCGCGGACTCCATGAACCAGTTCACGTCGATTTTCTGCCTCACTGTCATGTCTGTTGACCGCTACCTGGCCGTGGTGCACCCGATCCGGGGAACCAAGTGGAGGCACCCACGCGTGGCCAAGATGGTGAGCGCAACAGTGTGGGCTGTTTCTTTTGTGGTGGTCCTGCCTGTGGTCATCTTCTCTGATGTGCAGGTATGTATTGCTCGTCCTACAGTTCATGGGTCATTCCTGGACGAGAGGATCTTTTTTGTTCCCTCATCCCCAAGAGATCAAATAATGCACAAACATGTACTTGTGTATTGTTTTGTCCTAGTtagttaacaaaaaaaaaaaggtaaaccGTAAACCTGTCTCAGCTTTTCTGCAATGTGTTagcatcaaaataaaatggaatgaaTGTTGGTTCCAATAAACATGAATAAAGTTTAGCACTTGGAACAGTGGATATACATAGGCAATCCAATATAATGTAAAAATTATAATGTTGGTTGAATAGAAATTGCAAAACATTGtatgctatttttatttgcattttacacAACCTCCCTACGACTGGAATTGGGTTTTGTTGTATATTCTTtataataatgacattttgaatttaacTGTGTGTAAAATGAAACTGATGATCTCTTATTCCTCTTGCCTGTGTATGCCAAAGTTCATGTCATGTTCAAGTTCAGTAACTGGTTCTATAATGTCGCTTTAGGACACATTTAACTCGTGCAACATGATCTGGCCTGAGCCAACAGACGTGTGGTCAACAGCCTTTATTCTCTACACCGCCATAGTAGGCTTCTTTGGACCCCTGCTCATCATCTGCCTCTGCTACCTCCTTATAGTAATCAAGGTGTGTtcgtgagtgtgtgtctgcacgtgtgtgtatgttcatACCATCCATACATGTCTTTATTTTCCCGCAGGTGAAATCCTCCAGCGTGCGGGTGGGCTTCACCTCACGCCGGCGTTCTGAGCGTAA
This window harbors:
- the LOC119119792 gene encoding somatostatin receptor type 5 → MDSIMEQEDVLNCSLATSALANGSSKLTQGVPFQGSSALLTAIIYITVFMVGLAGNSLAIYVVLRYANMKTVTNIYILNLAIADELYIIGLPFLTTQNVLSYWPFGSFLCRLVMTADSMNQFTSIFCLTVMSVDRYLAVVHPIRGTKWRHPRVAKMVSATVWAVSFVVVLPVVIFSDVQDTFNSCNMIWPEPTDVWSTAFILYTAIVGFFGPLLIICLCYLLIVIKVKSSSVRVGFTSRRRSERKVTRMVVVIVVVFVLCWLPFFIINIINVMVIIPESSATAGIYFFAVILSYANSCANPLLYGFLCDNFKQSFRKVLCVKRLSCKAHGVDDGDPSARRRVRSMPTDCAPYSPPHQVSYRPQSSQIFPQPSGFQISHTPADLHGCDSASKQSTSTVTQFPRTMTTITETPINTLAEIPAISTVTRESAVS